GAGGGTGCCGCGCGCCGGGTTCAGCTCATACGCCTCGGTCGGCAACTCGATGGGCTCGCCGCGCTCGCCCTTGTTATCGGCGGTAAAGAAGGTCACCGGCGACTCCCCGCTGTTGCGCTCGGCGCCCACCAGATCATCGTTGAAGGTGAAGGGATGGTCGAACACGATGGTCGCGGCGCTGGCGTCTTCGACGGACTGGCTGATCGTGACGCTGTTTTTGAGTTGCTCTTCGGTCAGTGTGGCGTCTTTGAGCCAGGCCGCGGCGCCGTCCTCATACACCGTGACCGGCATGGGCAGGGCCTGCACGGTTTTTTCCAGGCTGTTTCTGTCGAAGCGCTGCACGGGCAGGTCCAGGTCCTTGCGTGTGATCGACGCCTGGGAAAAGTCCAGCACGTTGACCTGCAGGGTGTCGACCAGGCCATTGAAATAAACCTTGGCGTAATGGGTGCTCTGCTGGTGCTCGAAGGCTTTTCGCTCGTCGTTGAGCTGTTGCTCGAATGCATCGGACCAGGCGTTCTGCTTCTGCATCTCGGCCAGTTGTTTCTGATAGAACGCCACCTGGGCTGCACTCTCATTGATGGCGCCCGCACGGGTGAGAAACTGCCCGGTGCTGTCGCGCGCCTGCACAAGCAGCGGGTTGGGGGATTCATCGCCCACTTGGGGGGCGAGGGGCGCACGGTTGGTCAGTTCGATTTCGGCGTAGTTCTTCTCCAGGCGCAGCAGGTTAACGCTGATCGCGCCCTCGGTGCGCGGGTGGCCCACGTCCTTTTTCGCCAGGTCGAACGTCAGCACATTGCCCGGCGTGATGACTTCCACTGTGCCCTTGAGGCTGACCGGCTGCGGCTGGCTTTTGTTTTCGGTCTCGATGCCGTCGATGAACGGGTAGGTCACCGTCAGATCATCGGGGTTGGTCAGGTTGGAACTGCTGGGACTCAGCTGGATGCCCGGGTCGGTTTCCGACCACTCCGGTTGGAACGGGATGACCTTATGGTTGCTGAGCGTCACGGACTGCCATTCCAGGCTGTGGGGAAACGGGAATTGATCGGGCTGGTTGAAGTTGAACGGAAAGACCGGCTGCAGATCCGTCAGGTAATCGGAGTGAGAGGTCTTGCGCAACACGAACAGGCCATTGATGTAAGTGTCCACCAGTGCCTGGGGCGTGGGGTAATGCTTGAGCAGAGCCAGGGTGTCTTCGCCGTACTCGGGCTCGATGGGCTTGCTGGCGAGCTTGATCTGCGCGCGCTCGAGCAACAGCAGGGAACCGCCGAGGTCGGCGATGGCGTCGCGCAGCTTGGGGTCCTGGATGCGGTCGAGGGATTGTTCGAACTGCGCGGTCTTCTCTTCGAGCGTGGCTTGTTTTTTTTCATCATCAGGCGAGCAACCGCCCGCCAGCAGCAGCGCCGCACATAAGCCGATACCGGCCAAAGGGGTTCGCACATCCATCATCTGAGAGTCTTCCTGTCCGACGTCATCGAGCCGAGTTGATGGGCTCGACACTAGCAGAAAAATTCTCTTACAGAAGCCGCTCAGGTCAGTTTTCTCGCGGTTACAGCGCTTTGGTGGCGGCTGGTATACTCGCCGCCATTTCTAACCACGCTGTGTGAGATCCAATGGAACGCTTTATCGAAAATGCGATGTACGCCTCGCGCTGGTTGCTGGCGCCGATCTACCTGGGATTGTCCCTGGGGTTATTGATCCTGGCGTTGAAATTCTTCCAGGAAATCATCCACGTCATCCCCAACATCTTCAGCATGTTGGAAGCCGAAGTGATCCTGTTGCTGCTGTCATTGATCGACATGGCCCTGGTCGGCGGCCTGCTGGTGATGGTGATGATCTCCGGCTACGAGAACTTCGTCTCGCAGCTGGATATCGATGACAACAAGGAAAAGCTCAACTGGCTGGGCACCATGGACTCTTCGTCGCTGAAGATGAAAGTGGCGGCGTCCATCGTGGCGATTTCCTCCATCCACTTGCTGCGCATCTTCATGGACGCCAAGAACGTCGATCCCCAGCACCTGATGTGGTACGTGATCATCCACATGACCTTCGTGGTCTCGGCTTTTGCCATGGGTTATCTGGACAAACTCACCAAGCATTGATACCGCGCGCCGGCCTTACTGTTCGATGAAGTAGTAGGGCTGGCGGTTGACGGCCATCTCCTTGATCACCTTGACCTGTGTGCTCAGCCGGTCGGTATGGTCCAGCAGCGCAACGTTGCCGGGCCTGGCGGCGAGGTAGCTGTGCAGTTGCGCTTCGGTTTGCAGGATCTTCAAATAGCCCTGCATGTAGAACACGCCGGCTCCGGCGATGCGTTCGTTGGGTTGAAACAACACCACATCCCTGCCTTCGGCCTGCAGCGCCTGGATCTGACTGATCAAGGGCACGAACGAATGGCGCACGTCGGCCTTGGGCGCAAACCAGAACGCTGCCGTCAGATAGCAGGCCACCGCCACGGCGAACACGCTGCCGATCACGCGCTTATGGTGCTTGTACAACGCCGGCTTGTGCGCCTGGAGCCACGCCAGCAGCACCCGCGCATACTCGGCGGCCAGGACCGCGGCGGCGGGCGTCAGGGCCATCAGGTACACCGTGCGTTTGCTTGAGGCCAATGTCAGCAAGGTGAACTGTGCCACCAGCCAGACACTGAAAAACAAGTGGTAGCGATTACGCGCCAGGCTTTTGCGCAAATGCCATAGCCCCAGGTACACCAGGATGTTCCACGGTAAAAATGCTTCGGGCAGTTTCAGCAGGTAGTAATAGAACGGCTCGTAATGCCCGGCCTCGACGAATTCGCCGCTGAAGCGCCCCACGCTGTTGGTCCACAGAACCTCGCCCACCGCCTGCAGGCCGCCGCGCTGGAACAGGAACATCAGCCAGATCAGCAGAGGAATCAGGGCCAACAGGGTAAACGCCGCCGGTTTAAGCCAATCCCCGAGGCGCAGGCGTTTGTCCAGCAGGGTGGTGCTGGCCAGGTAGACGAAAATCACCACGCCGGGCATCGCCAGGCCCAGCACGCCTTTGCTCAAGGTGGCGATCACCATCCCGGCGGTGAACAGCGCCCAGGCCCCGGTTGCCGAACCCTGACGTTCGGGGCGCACCGCCTGGTAGAACGCCAGCAGGGCAGTGGTCACACCGAGGGTGAGCAGTGAGTCCTCGCCCACGCCGCGCACGTTGCTCCAATAACTGGCCATGGTCGCCAGGATCAACGCCGCGCTGAAGGCCAAGGTCTGCGGGCGCCCGAATCTGCGCAGCATCGCGTACAGCAGCATCACGCTGAACAACCCGGCAAACGCCGAGGCCAGGCGTACCGCCCAGGGGCTGGCGCCGAACAGTCGAATCGCCCCGGCGTCCAACCAAAGGCTCAGGGGCGGCTTTTCCAGGAAGGGCTCGCGAAACAGCTGCGGCACCACCCAATCATTGTCCAAGTGCATGGCCATGGCGATCCCGGCGACGCGGGCTTCGGTTGAGCCTTGCAGTTCGTGGTTACCCAGGGCAAAGAAAAACAACAGACCAGCGAGCAGGAGCAGCAGAGGGGCGGGACGCGTCATGGGGTGTGGGTACCGGGCAGTGGGCCGTTCGGGGGAACGGCCTTGGCATCCGGCTAGTATCGGTCGGGGTTTCTGAACATTTCGTGAACGACCGTCGGATTTCTCTATCGGTGTTCAGGGTGCCTGCAAGCTGGGCAGTGCGGCTTTGCCTTGAGGCGTCAGGACCGGTGCCAATTGCTCCCAGGTAAACGACAGCTCGTTGTCGCAGCCGTCGCCGTTGGCCGGTGTCGAAAGTTGCAGGCCCTGGGTGTTGAAGCTCAGGTCGAACCGGGAATAGTCGGTGATCGCCGGGCAGCCCTCGTCGGTACTGGTTTGCTTGACCAGCCAATGGCTGAACGTGGCGGGCAGCGTCACCTCGCCGGAATAGGCGTCATGCCATTGCTGGCGCGCTCCCAGCCATGTCCACGGGTCGACGCCTTCGCCGGTCTGCAGATTAAACGAATGCAACCCCCAACTGATGCCCCTGGCGCCTGTACCGGCGGCCCAGCGATAGAACCTGACCGTTATCCACTGCGACGACCAATAGGTCGGCTCAACCACGATTTCACTGGTATAGGCCGAACCGTTTCGCCCCAGATACTCACGCCGCTCGCGCAGGTAGTCAGCCTGGTCATCGTCGTTAACGGCCAGCGCGGCGAGTTGCCGATTGATCTTCTGCACCGCCGGGCCTTCGCCTTCGAGTTGCAGCGTGACGCGCGCGCCTTGTGTCTTGAGCTGATAACGGTGCTCGCCGAAGGCTTTCTTCTCCACCTTGACCGGCAGCGGCGCCGCTTCCAATGCAGCGTTATACGCATCGCTGCCACAACCGTCGCCTGGCGTGCCCACGCGTTGCAGGGTAATCGGCAGCGGTGTGCCGCCCTTCGTTTTGCTCCACGTGCCTGCCAGCGTATTGCCCTGCAAGCCGCCCAGCGTCCACAACCCGGTATTGCCTTCTTCCACCCACGGCGCATTGGCACTTGCCTGGGTCAGTTGGATGGGCGTGAGGATGCGCTGGTAGTAATAACTGCCATGCTCCCCGCCGGCGCCGTTGAAGCAGGCCGTGATGGCGGACTTGCCCAGCGTCCCCTTCCAGACGCCCGCCAGGTCGGCAGCGCAGGTGAGCAATGGCGTACAGGCGAGGGCGAACACAGCGAGAGGCTTGAGCACGGGTATCTGACTTCCGGATGTCTGATAAAGGCCGACAGGTTAATCGGGACCGTACCCGGATACCAGCCGGGCAAGCCTTGCGGCCCGCCCGTTGCGCTCACTACGGCAGTGCCTGCGCATGAGGGAATGACAGGGTGTCCAGCAAGCGGTCGATTAATAACTCACCCAGCACGATCAACTGTTGGCTGGCCAACAACTTCTGACGATGCGCACCTTCCAGCTCGAACGCCAGGTCGGTGGTCATGACGTTCAATGCGGCCAGGGTTTCGCAGGCTTGGACCAGTAATGCTTCCGGGGGGATGTTTGGGGCGATGGTGAAGATGTTGGGGGTTGGGGGTTTGGGGGGTTGGGGGTGATTTTTTTCATGGTTCAAACTCCTTGATTGATGGAGTCGCCAAACATCGCTGCTAAACGAAAAGGGTGGCGACTGTGCGCGGGTTAGCAGACCAGGAATCAAGGAACCCGGCGCACCCGAAGGTGCCCCACGCACAGCCGCCATAATTCGTACAAGTCGATGCTGGAAGCATCGCTCGAACGGTAGGTGGCTTTGCAGGCCTTGATGTTAAACGAGCTGCTAAACCCGGTCGCTGATTTTGCAGCGACGCAAGGAGGCTATCTGCGTAGGAGTTGTTGCACCAGTTCATCACGAGCGCTGCATGTTGAAGGAGATTTCTGAGGAGTGACCAGGTGGGTGTTTCCGGAGAGTAAAAACGACAAAACCCGCACGGGGCGGGTTTTGTCGATGCTTTGAGTTGGTGGAGCCGGGGGGATTTGAACCCCCGTCCGCCAGTACTCCGCTGTCGGTACTACATGCGTAGCCGTGTCTATTAAGTTAACCCTTGGCGACCCGACGGGCAGGGTGCTTTGGGCGAGTTGTGTAAGTTTTAGCCGCTTCGTCCACAACGTACTGCACGGCGATTCTGTTCTATATGACAATCATTTTGGGTTTACAGACATCCCCTGATGATTGCTGGGCCCGAAGGCACCAGGAGTGCATGTCAGCTGCAATTAAGCAGCGAGAGCAGCACCGTATTGGTCGTCATTGGCAACTATAAGAAGTTGCAACAGTGGATTTACGAGTTCTGTTACCAACTCGGCATGCACCTAAAGTTTCGCAACCGGCGTCGAATCCTAAACGGCCCCGTGCTTGTA
The sequence above is drawn from the Pseudomonas quebecensis genome and encodes:
- a CDS encoding TIGR00645 family protein, giving the protein MERFIENAMYASRWLLAPIYLGLSLGLLILALKFFQEIIHVIPNIFSMLEAEVILLLLSLIDMALVGGLLVMVMISGYENFVSQLDIDDNKEKLNWLGTMDSSSLKMKVAASIVAISSIHLLRIFMDAKNVDPQHLMWYVIIHMTFVVSAFAMGYLDKLTKH
- a CDS encoding ArnT family glycosyltransferase, translated to MTRPAPLLLLLAGLLFFFALGNHELQGSTEARVAGIAMAMHLDNDWVVPQLFREPFLEKPPLSLWLDAGAIRLFGASPWAVRLASAFAGLFSVMLLYAMLRRFGRPQTLAFSAALILATMASYWSNVRGVGEDSLLTLGVTTALLAFYQAVRPERQGSATGAWALFTAGMVIATLSKGVLGLAMPGVVIFVYLASTTLLDKRLRLGDWLKPAAFTLLALIPLLIWLMFLFQRGGLQAVGEVLWTNSVGRFSGEFVEAGHYEPFYYYLLKLPEAFLPWNILVYLGLWHLRKSLARNRYHLFFSVWLVAQFTLLTLASSKRTVYLMALTPAAAVLAAEYARVLLAWLQAHKPALYKHHKRVIGSVFAVAVACYLTAAFWFAPKADVRHSFVPLISQIQALQAEGRDVVLFQPNERIAGAGVFYMQGYLKILQTEAQLHSYLAARPGNVALLDHTDRLSTQVKVIKEMAVNRQPYYFIEQ